The region GGGAGGGGACAGAAGGCTTGTACTGTGGGTCTGAGATTCAAAAAGATGAGGACACATATATCGCATTTCGGAAGATAACCAGATCCGCATGTAACAGGATTGCCAAATATGCATTCGAAGAGGCAAGGCGTAGAGGTTTAGGAACTGTGGTGGCCATCCACAAAAGCAACATCCTAAAGCTGACCTGTGGAGTTTTCTTGGACGAGGTTCAAAAGGTCGGAAAGGACTACCCGGATATAGAAATATGGGAGTATCACGTTGATAACATGGCCCAACAGCTCATCAAAAACCCTCAAATATTCGATCAAAAGATTTTACTATCGACTAACTTGTTCATGGACATAATAAGTGAGGAGTGCGCCGCCCTGATAGGAAGTATCGGTCTGGTCTATTCTGCAAACTTTGGCGATAAATATGCTATGTTTGAGCCTGCGCACGGCTCTGCCCCCAAGTATGCCGGAAAAGACAAGGTAAATCCAACGGCAACCATACTTGCAGGTGCGTGGATGCTCGAGTATTTAGGTGAAAAGGAGAAAGCCCAAGCCATCTTTCAAGCCACCGAAAAGGTGATTTCAGAAGGAAAGTTGACCACGTACGATATAGGAGGAAATGCGAGACTCAGCGAAATGGCAAGTGCAATCGCAAAAACTACAGAAGAGAT is a window of Methanocellales archaeon DNA encoding:
- a CDS encoding isocitrate/isopropylmalate dehydrogenase family protein, whose protein sequence is MTKKVAVIKGDGVGPELVDGAIQVLDATDHDLELILCDAGVDWWKKNDGNSLIPDETWRILEESDACFKGPTTTPGGIGTLKSVAVSIRQKFNLYANVRPIKTFSNTPKPCGDVNFICVREGTEGLYCGSEIQKDEDTYIAFRKITRSACNRIAKYAFEEARRRGLGTVVAIHKSNILKLTCGVFLDEVQKVGKDYPDIEIWEYHVDNMAQQLIKNPQIFDQKILLSTNLFMDIISEECAALIGSIGLVYSANFGDKYAMFEPAHGSAPKYAGKDKVNPTATILAGAWMLEYLGEKEKAQAIFQATEKVISEGKLTTYDIGGNARLSEMASAIAKTTEEILG